One region of Triticum aestivum cultivar Chinese Spring chromosome 6B, IWGSC CS RefSeq v2.1, whole genome shotgun sequence genomic DNA includes:
- the LOC123137306 gene encoding inorganic phosphate transporter 2-1, chloroplastic, giving the protein MSQSSPFFSIARAHAGAGGRAAAAALLLRCPAAQLPPTIHCPRYFRLAKVSPAKTLSSHLVLPRATLSSFANADDGSGAKPDASGEQSAGSELSEMAKAFHISPRMAMSISVVIAFAALTVPLAMRSLLFHGTTKMKVLAYLTLLSGFYMAWNIGANDVANAMGTSVGSGALTLRQAVLTAAVLEFSGAFLMGTHVTSTMQKGILVTSVFQGNDSLLFAGLLSSLAAAGTWLQVASSYGWPVSTTHCIVGAMVGFGLVYGGVNAVFWSSLARVSSSWLISPLMGAAVSFLVYKCIRRFVYSAPNPGQAAAASAPIAVFTGVTAISFAAFPLSKTFSIAVLQALVCGAIGAVFVSRAIKKQLGDLLSSEAEKIATADNTDVQQGGFDVAGPRGAQLQIVYGVFGYMQVLSACFMSFAHGGNDVSNAIGPLAAALSLLQGVASSAEIVIPTEVLAWGGFGIVAGLTMWGYRVIATIGKKITELTPTRGFAAEFAAASVVLFASKLGLPISATHTLVGAVMGVGFARGLNRVRAETVREIVVSWVVTIPVGALLSVFYTLILTKILKYFM; this is encoded by the exons ATGTCTCAATCTTCTCCTTTCTTTTCCATTGCCCGCGCACATGCTGGAGCAGGAGGGCGAGCTGCGGCTGCCGCTCTCCTGCTCCGTTGCCCTGCCGCTCAGCTGCCACCTACCATCCACTGCCCGAGGTACTTCCGTCTGGCTAAAGTGTCACCTGCCAAGACACTGAGCTCACACCTGGTGCTTCCGCGTGCCACACTCTCCTCCTTTGCAAACGCTGACGATGGCTCCGGTGCAAAACCAGATGCCTCGGGGGAGCAGAGCGCAGGATCCGAGCTGTCAGAGATGGCAAAGGCATTCCATATTTCACCACGGATGGCCATGTCAATCTCTGTGGTGATTGCATTTGCAGCTCTCACTGTTCCACTGGCGATGCGCTCACTGCTCTTCCATGGGACGACCAAGATGAAGGTGCTGGCATATCTGACCCTCTTGTCAGGATTCTACATGGCATGGAACATTGGAGCGAATGATGTGGCAAATGCCATGGGGACGTCGGTAGGGTCTGGTGCTTTGACTCTCCGGCAGGCGGTGCTGACTGCAGCTGTGCTAGAGTTCTCTGGCGCATTCCTTATGGGCACCCATGTCACCAGCACCATGCAGAAGGGCATCCTCGTCACATCTGTCTTCCAAGGAAATGATTCTCTGCTCTTTGCTGGATTGCTGTCCTCCCTCGCTGCTGCTGGTACATGGTTACAG GTTGCTTCCTCTTATGGCTGGCCTGTGTCAACTACCCATTGTATTGTTGGGGCCATGGTTGGTTTTGGGCTGGTATATGGAGGGGTCAATGCAGTTTTCTGGAGCTCCTTGGCTAGAGTATCTTCGTCATGGCTTATTTCTCCACTGATGGGTGCTGCAGTCTCATTTCTTGTTTACAAGTGCATACGCAGG TTTGTGTACAGCGCACCAAATCCAGGTCAAGCTGCAGCTGCTTCTGCACCTATTGCAGTTTTTACTGGTGTCACTGCAATCTCGTTTGCCGCTTTCCCTCTCAGCAAGACATTTTCCATTGCCGTTCTGCAAGCATTAGTATGTGGGGCAATAGGAGCTGTCTTTGTTAGCAGGGCAATCAAAAAACAGCTTGGTGACCTACTGTCATCAGAAGCAGAAAAGATAGCAACAGCTGACAATACAGATGTTCAGCAAGGTGGATTTGACGTCGCTGGCCCTAGAGGAGCTCAATTGCAGATTGTCTACGGCGTATTTGGCTACATGCAGGTCCTGTCAGCATGCTTCATGTCATTCGCTCATGGAGGCAATGATGTCTCCAATGCCATAGGGCCTCTGGCCGCAGCTTTGTCTCTTCTTCAAGGCGTAGCAAGCAGCGCTGAGATAGTCATACCGACTGAAGTCCTTGCTTGGGGTGGTTTTGGAATTGTCGCAGGGCTTACAATGTGGGGTTATAGAGTCATAGCAACAATTGGCAAGAAAATCACCGAATTAACACCCACAAGGGGGTTCGCAGCAGAGTTTGCTGCCGCTTCTGTGGTCTTGTTTGCATCTAAGCTTGGGTTGCCAATATCTGCTACACATACACTTGTTGGTGCAGTGATGGGTGTGGGATTTGCAAGAGGTCTCAACAGAGTCAGAGCAGAGACTGTGCGTGAAATTGTGGTCTCCTGGGTAGTCACAATTCCAGTTGGTGCTTTGCTATCAGTCTTCTATACATTAATCTTGACCAAGATTCTGAAATACTTTATGTGA
- the LOC123137308 gene encoding uncharacterized protein — translation MLQFPALMRQWPSPPLIPASTLLPVPATTQEDELLLAMAESDLEDKLNAIRKTNSNLVIIGKPTNDVKEEYDAEVEEDDVDNVDESDGDDFDQETG, via the exons ATGCTGCAATTCCCGGCGCTGATGCGGCagtggccgtcgccgccgctgattcCGGCGTCCACACTCCTCCCCGTGCCCGCAACTACCCAGGAGGACGAGCTCCTCCTCGCCATGGCCGAGTCCGACCTCGAGGACAAG CTGAACGCGATCCGCAAGACCAACAGCAACCTGGTGATCATAGGCAAGCCCACCAACGACGTCAAGGAGGAGTACGACGcggaggtggaggaggacgacgtcgaCAACGTCGACGAGTCCGACGGGGACGACTTCGACCAAGAAACCGGCTGA